The Thermus hydrothermalis nucleotide sequence CTGAGCTACCTGGTGCAGCTTTCCGAGGCCACCCCCACCGCCGCCTACGCCGAGCACTACGCCCGCATCGTGGCGGAGAAGTGGACCCTGCGCAAGCTCATCCAGGCGGCGGGGGAGGCCATGCGCCTGGCCTATGAGGAGGCGGGGAGCCTGGACGAGATCCTGGACACCGCCGGGAAGAAGATCCTCGAGGTGGCCCTCACCCAGACGGACACCGAGGCCCGGGCTATGCGGGAACTGGTCCACGAAACCTTTGAGCACATTGAGGCCCTCTTCCAGAACAAGGGCGAGGTGGCGGGGGTGCGCACGGGCTTCAAGGAGCTGGACCAGCTCATCGGCACCCTCTCCCCGGGCTCCCTAAACATCATCGCCGCCCGCCCCGCCATGGGCAAAACCGCCTTCGCCCTCACCATCGCCCAACACGCCGCCCTGAAGGAGGGGGTGGGGGTGGGCATCTACTCCCTGGAGATGCCCGCCGCCCAACTCACCCTGCGCATGATGTGCTCCGAGGCCCGCATTGACATGAACCGGGTGCGCCTTGGGCAGCTTTCCGACCGGGACTTCTCCCGCCTGGTGGACGTGGCGGGCCGCCTTTCCGAAGCCCCCATCTACATTGACGACACCCCCGACCTGACCCTGATGGAACTCCGCGCCCGCGCCCGGCGGCTTAAGAGCCAGTACGGGGTGGGCCTTCTCATCATTGACTATCTGCAACTCATGGCCGGGCCCGGGGGCGGCAAGCAGGGGGAAAACCGCCAGCAGGAAATCGCCGCCATCTCCCGGGGGCTCAAGGCCCTGGCCCGGGAGCTCAACGTGCCCGTCATCGCCCTAAGCCAGCTTTCCCGGGCAGTAGAGGCCAGGCCCAACAAGCGCCCCATGCTCTCGGACCTCCGGGAGTCGGGCTCCATTGAGCAGGACGCCGACCTGGTGATGTTCATCTACCGGGACGAGTACTATAACCCCCACTCGGAGAAAGCGGGGGTGGCAGAGATCATCGTGGGCAAGCAAAGAAACGGCCCCACGGGCACGGTGGAGCTCCAGTTCCACGCCCAGCACGTGCGCTTCAACGACCTGGCCAAGGAGCCCTAGGAGAGCAGGGCCGCCGCCCCTTGGGAAAGAGCC carries:
- the dnaB gene encoding replicative DNA helicase encodes the protein MAQLPGYPEGRIPPHSLEAEQSVLGAILLDSDVLDELEGLLPSPEAFYTEAHRKIYAAMQALRGQGKPVDLVTLAEELSRRNELEGVGGLSYLVQLSEATPTAAYAEHYARIVAEKWTLRKLIQAAGEAMRLAYEEAGSLDEILDTAGKKILEVALTQTDTEARAMRELVHETFEHIEALFQNKGEVAGVRTGFKELDQLIGTLSPGSLNIIAARPAMGKTAFALTIAQHAALKEGVGVGIYSLEMPAAQLTLRMMCSEARIDMNRVRLGQLSDRDFSRLVDVAGRLSEAPIYIDDTPDLTLMELRARARRLKSQYGVGLLIIDYLQLMAGPGGGKQGENRQQEIAAISRGLKALARELNVPVIALSQLSRAVEARPNKRPMLSDLRESGSIEQDADLVMFIYRDEYYNPHSEKAGVAEIIVGKQRNGPTGTVELQFHAQHVRFNDLAKEP